The Budorcas taxicolor isolate Tak-1 chromosome 2, Takin1.1, whole genome shotgun sequence genome window below encodes:
- the DECR2 gene encoding peroxisomal 2,4-dienoyl-CoA reductase [(3E)-enoyl-CoA-producing]: MAQPPADVSEDDCLPQYRHLFHPDLLQDKVAFITGGGSGIGFRIAEIFMRHGCHTVIASRSLPRVSMAARKLAAATSQRCLPLSLDVRAPLAITAAVEQALKEFGKIDILINCAAGNFLCPASALSSNAFKTVMDIDTLGTFNVSRVLYEKFFRDHGGVIVNITATLGARGQVLQVHAGSAKAAVDAMTRHLAVEWGPQNIRVNSLAPGPISGTEGLRRLGAPQAGLRAKVLASPLQRLGNKTEIAHSVLFLASPLASFVTGALLVVDGGAWLTFPNDVQSLADFSPSAKL, encoded by the exons ATGGCCCAACCACCAGCCGACGTCAGCGAGGACGACTGTCTCCCGCAGTACCGCCACCTCTTCCATCCGGACTTGCTCCA GGACAAGGTGGCTTTCATCACAGGTGGTGGCTCTGGAATTGGGTTCCGGATTGCTGAGATTTTCATGCG GCACGGCTGCCACACAGTCATCGCCAGCAGAAGTCTTCCCAGAGTATCGATG GCTGCCAGAAAGCTGGCCGCTGCCACCAGCCAGAGATGCCTCCCTCTGTCTCTGGACGTCCGAGCTCCCCTGGCCATCACGGCAGCTGTAGAGCAGGCCCTGAAGGAGTTCGGGAAGATCGACATTCTCATCAACT GTGCAGCTGGGAACTTCCTGTGCCCAGCCAGCGCCTTGTCCTCCAACGCCTTCAAGACTGTGATGGACATCGACACCTTGGGCACCTTCAACGTGTCTCGCGTGCTCTACGAGAAGTTCTTCCGG GACCATGGAGGGGTGATCGTGAACATCACTGCAACCCTGGGTGCCCGGGGGCAGGTGCTCCAAGTGCATGCAGGCTCTGCCAAGGCGGCCGTGG ATGCGATGACGCGGCACCTGGCTGTGGAGTGGGGCCCCCAGAACATCCGCGTCAACAGCCTTGCCCCTGGCCCCATCAGTGGCACTGAGGGGTTGCGGCGTCTGG gTGCCCCGCAGGCTGGCCTGAGGGCGAAGGTCCTGGCCAGCCCCCTGCAGAGGCTGGGGAACAAGACGGAAATCGCCCACAGTGTCCTCTTCCTGGCCAGCCCGCTGGCGTCCTTCGTGACGGGGGCCCTGCTGGTGGTTGACGGGGGGGCCTGGCTAACGTTCCCTAATGATGTCCAGTCGCTGGCAGATTTCTCACCCTCCGCTAAGCTTTAG